The Terriglobus roseus sequence TCCAGGAACCGGAGGCGCATGGCGCGGTGCCCCATGATGCCCTCAATGTGGCCTCGGCCACCGCAGCCGCAGTAGGTCTCCCGGTCGTCGAGCGTCACCACCGTATGGCCACCCTCACCTACGCCGTCCACCATGGGATACCGTCCAAAGCCGATGCCGGTACCGATGGTCCAGACACGGATCATGCTATCCAGCTTTCCCTGCTGCTGCGCCAGACCGGCTGCAGCCGCGTCGGCATCGTTCACGGCAGTCACCGGGACATCAATTCCGTGCTCCTTCAAGAGAGCAGAAAGCTCTGCGACGATGCGCGCGCCCTTCATCTGCGGCAGGTTGGGCGCATCTTCCACCACGCCATGGCGCACGACGCCGGGAAGTGCAACGCCGATGCCACCCAGCTCCGCACCCTTGTTCTCCCTGGCGACCGCAACAATCTGCTCGCACATGGCCGCGATCAGATGCTCGCGTGGCATCTCCACCAGTGCATCCTCATAAGCCTGGTCTTCCGGATAGGAGAGAAGATCGCCAATCAAACCCTCAGGTCCAACCAGCCCTGCGATGATGCGTTTCGATAGCGTCAGTCCAATGGTGCGTGCCTGTTCGGTCATGGCTGGTATCTGCTTTCTGTGTCTTAGATTGCGAGTCCGAAGTTCTGTCCGAGTCGTTCAGGCCGCCCGCGGAGAGCGGCGGCAGGTAATGCAAGGCGGAAGGTGCCGTGCCGCGGATTATGAACCCGCAAGGGCCGCAAGCGCAAGCGGTCCTACGCCCTTGGACTTTTTAAGTCAGAAAAGGCACCTGCGTTGAGACGATTCAGAACATAGAGCCGAGGCCGGGAACGGCGTCGCTACTTCGCCGCTGCGTTCTGCTGCTTGAGCCAGCGATACAGCGGAGCAAAGTAGTCGAGCATGGGCTGCGCGTCGAGGTGATCCGTGCCCGTCATCGCTTTCAGCGTCTCCTGCCACGGCTGTGACTGACCCGCCATCAGCATCGCATTCAGCTTGTCGCCCGCTGCCTTCGATCCGTAGAAGCTGCAGCGGTTCAACGCGCCCTTATAGCCGCTGGCGTCGCACATGGCTTTGTAGAACTGGAACTGGTAGACACGGGCCAGGAAGTATCGAGCGTAGGGCACGTTGGCGGGTACATGCATCTTCGCGCCTGGATCGAAGTCGGTTTCGGAGCGCTCCACCGGCGGCACGATGCCCTGGTACTTTGCGCGGAGCTGCCACCATGCCTTGTTGTAGTCGGCCGGCTTGATCTCGCCGCTGAAGACCTGCCAGCGCCATGTATCGAGCGCAAGGGCGAAGGGCAGGAACGCCACCTTATCCAGCGCCGTGCGCAGTTGCAACGGGATGTCCGCTTCTGCAGGTGGTTCGGTGTTTGCGAGCTTCAACTGGTTCAGATAGCCGGGTGTGATGCTGAGCGCGACCGCGTCGCCGATGGCCTCGTGGAAGCCGTCGTTCGCACCGTTGCGGAAGAGCATGGGCTGCTTGTTATAGGCGCGCTGATAAAAGTTGTGGCCCAGCTCGTGGTGCACCGTGGTGAAGTAGTCGTCGCTGACAGTGATGCACATCTTCACGCGGAGATCGTCCGCCTGGTCGATGTCCCATGCGCTGGCGTGGCAGACCACATCACGGTCGCGCGGATGCACGAACTGCGAACGCTCCCAGAAGGTCTGCGGCAGTGCGGGAAAGCCGAGCGACGTGAAGAAGCTCTCGCCGTACTTCACCATGTCCTTCGCAGCAGCGGTCTGCGCTGCGTGTCCCTTGTCGTCGCTCAGGTCCGCCGCCGTTACGAACGAAGCTGCTGCGGCCGGGTCCTTTGCAGCGATCTGCTGCTTCAGTGCCGCCTCAAGATCCAGCGGCTTGAATTGCGACAGCTTCGGATCGGTCGGCGCGACGATGTCGTAGATGTTGCCCCACTCCTGCGCCCAGGTATTGCCCAGCAACTGCGCTGGAATCAGACCATCCTTGCGATCGGCAACCGCGCCGTACTTTGCGATCAGGCGATGACGCACATAGGTATGCAGCTCCCGGTAGAGCGGTTCGAGCTGCGTCCATGCGCGATTCAGCTCCGCTGAGAACTCCGCAGGCTTCATGTCATAGCCCGCACGCCAGAGTTCGCCGGTGTCCTTATAGCCCTGCTCCTTCGCGCCGATGTTCTGCAGATTGACGAGGCGAGCATACTGCTGCCGCATGGGTGCCCCTACGCTGTGCCAGCCCACCCACACCTTCGTCAGCGCATCCGCATCGCGGGTCTTCGCCATGAAGGTGTCGACGTCATCGATGCTCATGCACTTGTCCGGTGTGGGACAGTACTTCCCTTTGCCGTATGCACCGGTTAGTGCGGCAGCCAGTTGCGACTCTTCTGCCAGCAGCTTCGGATCGTGTGGCGCGGCGGGTGCGTTCACCTGCAGCAGCATCATCTGGCGGCGCATGTCCGCGGGCAGCGTCAGCTTGTCGAACTTGTGGCTCTCTTCGATCAGGTCCAGCGACAGCTTCGACGACTGCTCACTAAGCAATGCAGTCGTGGCCTCACTGTCTTCGTTGATGTACGTCTCCGCCAGCCACTCCGCGTGGCTGCCGTCGACCGCGGCCTTAAGCAGCGAAGCATTCGCGCGATCGAGGAACGCTTTGGCATCCGCCACGGTAGGTGGTGTCTGCGCGACTGCGGAGAGGGACAGCGAGGCTGCGAGGACGAGAGACGGAAAACGCATGGCGCGAGTGTATCGCGGGATTGGTCCCCTGGGCTTTGCTTGTTTGGCTTGGTCGCGCGTTGCGCGAACGGGGCGGGTGGTGGTGCTGCTGGGATGGAGTTGGAGCGTTGGGCAACTGCGGATCCCGGCTGGTCTCGCCTCGCGCGATACCCCACCCTTTGCTTCGCAAAGAAGGGGGAACCCGCTTTGGAGCCCGACTAGTGGCAAGCCATGGTGGATCACCTCCGCTCAGGTATTCCCTGGGCCCATCCACACCCGAATCTGCGCCATTCAATGAAAAGCATGGGTGGCAAATATCTAGGACCGAATTAGTCTTAATTCCAGAAGCAGCAGCGATGAGGGGCGTTGCTCTTTCCGGAAGCCCGCGTGAATCGCGGGTTTGAAGCCGATCCGTCGGAAGGAGTGCACCACGATGAGCCACAAGACGAAGTATAAGATTCAACGCGCACTCGGCCTGGAACTGCCCGGCCTGGGCAAGCCCGGGGCATTGGACAAGCGCAACTACCCACCGGGCCAGCACGGCCAGAGCCGTCGCGGCAAGCTGAGCGAGTACGCACTGCAGCTCCGCGAGAAGCAAAAAGTCATGTTCCACTACGGCCTTCGCGAAGAGCAGCTACGCCGCTTCGTGCGGCAGTCCATTGCAGCCTCCGGCGGATCGAACTGGATTGAGCAGTTGCTCAGCCTGCTGGAGCGGCGGCTGGACAATGTGGTGTTTCGCCTGGGCTTTGCGCGGAGCATGGCGGCGGCGCGGCAGCTTGTGTCACATGGGCATGTGCTGCTGAACGGCCGCGCCGTCAACATTGGCAGCATGGTCGTGCGCGTGGGGGACTTTATCAGGCTGACCGAGTACGCGGCAGGCAGCATGACGGAACCTGCCCGATCGAATCCGCGCCTGACATTGCCCAGCTACCTGCAGTTCGCCATGCCGGAGAACAACACGCATGGACGTGTGCTCTCGGTGCCTGGGTCGATCCATGTGCCGTTTGAACTGAATGCCAAGCAGGTGGCTGAGTACTATGCGCAGCGCGGTGTCTAGCGGTGGTCGTAAGAGCTACTCGCCTGTCTCGAAGACAGGCCATACCGTCCTTTGCTTTCGGGGGCTGGGCCCTGCCCCTTCCGAAAGCAGTTCATTCCGAGACTCGTCCTTCACGCCCGATAAGGAGAACCACCATGTGCACTTCAGACACGTACTCTCTCGCCGAACGCAAAACACTTGGCGGCGTCTCCATGTGTTCCTGCGGAACGATCCACCTGACTGTGGGCGGCATCACAATCCGTCTGGAGCCCGAAGCCTTCGGCGAGATGGTTCGCATGTGTCAGGATGCTGCCGACCGGCTGATGATGCATGCCGAGATGACGCCGGGACTCTCGAGGCTTGCCAACTAAGCCACCGATCTGTGCCAAGGGCAATGACTGCACAGTAAAGACAACGGTTGCACTTACTGGCGGACTGAAGGTCCGCGCCTTCCTAGCCCAGGGCAAAGCCCTGGGTCTTGGGAAGAGCGAAAGATTGCGGGCTGAAGGCCCGCGACAAACTTTCTTTGCTGCGAATGAGTTATCAAGGATTTCGCTCTTTGTCGCGGGCCTGCAGCCGTCTGACCTGTCCTCCGCGATCGCGACTTGTCATGAACTCTCTACCGACAGGATTTGAAAACGACGCACAGGTCATGGCACGCTTTATGCTCTTCACGAGGGTGCCATGGCCATCTCCGCTCGTTGCGTTCGCACGCTGTGCCGGCGGTTCGTGGGCCATAGCATGCTGCCGTTGCTGCTCGCGACCTCTGCCGGGGCACAGCAGGCCGATACGCTGCGCGCCACGAGCACGCTGGTGCTGGTACCCACGCGGGTGACGACAACCTCCAGCGCCTCCGGCAACGTCACGCTGCATGCAGAAGACTTCATGCTCACCGACAATGGTGTGCCGCAGATGCTGCGACTGGAAGAGGCCAGCCGCGAACCGCTGGCCATCATTATTCTGCTGCAGACGGGCGGTGCCGCACCGAAGCAGTTTGCCAACTATGGCGGCATCAGCAGCCTGCTGGAGTACGCGTTGGGATCGGTTCCCTATCGTGTATCGCTCATCACCTTCGACAGCAAGCCGGAAGATCGCTGGCCCTTCTCCAATGATGCGTCGAATCTACGCGATGCGTTCCAGAAGCCGACGCCCGGCGATGGAGGTGCAGCCGTGCTGGATGCCATCGACTATGGACTCGACTGGTTTGGGGATCAGCATCCGCGCGGCCGTCGCCTGATCCTGCTGGTGAGTGACGAACACTTCCGGGCCAGCGACGAGGCACTGCGACAGATGACGCGACGGCTGGCTGAGACGAACACCACCATCTACAGCCTGAGCTTCAATGCGCAGAAGACATACCTGATGGATGAGCTGAAACACAGTAGTCCAGAGAACCCGCCGCTCTTTATGTCACCCGATCATCCGCCCCTGCTGCACACCTTCAACCTCGACCGTCCGCTGCGACAGGCGTTGAGCGCGATGCAATCCAACGCGGCGGAGGGCGTGGCCGCACTCTCGGGCGGGACGTACATGCCCTTCACCAATCGCAAGGATTTGTAGTTGCGGTTGACGACGTTTGCGAACGACCTGAGCAATCGCTACATTCTGAGCTTCCAGCCGACGAACCCGACCGTGGGTCTGCATTCCTTGCAGGTGAGCCTGCCGCAGCATCCGGATCTGAAGGCCACAGCACGCACAGCATATTGGCATGCGGCTACCGACGAAAAGCACTAGGCGTAGTGTCCTGATCCTGCGAGACTGAAGACACTCCCTTTTGCATTTTGATTTGCAGTCCTACCGTTCTACTTATTGAAGGAGATCCATGCGATCGATCCGTATTGCCGGTGTTGCTGCCTGCGCTGCCTGCCTGCTTGCCACCAGCCTTTTCGCCCAGATGGGTTCCGGCCCTGCGCCGACCGGCATGGCTGGTGTGCCCGGTCCGCTTGCTGCGAAGTACAAGGCGACGGCTGACAAGATTCTGACTGCGGGCATGGCCGATGACGATGGCTATAAGGCGCTGACCTATCTGACGGACCACATCGGCAATCGCATTACCGGATCGACGCGGCTGAACGAGGCGACCAACTGGGGCGCGGAGTTGATGCGCAGGGCCGGTCTGCAGAACGTGAAGGTGCAGCCTGTGATGGTGCCTCACTGGATTCGCGGCAATGAGTCTGCCGAGATTGTTGGACCGGTGAAGAAGCCGCTGCACATGCTGGGCCTGGGTATGAGTGTTGGGACGCCGAAGGGTGGCATCACGGCTCCGGTCGTCTTCTTCAGCGACTTCAAGGAACTGGACGCGCTTGGCCCGGACGCGTTAAAGGGCAAGATTGCACTCTTCAACCCGGGCTGGAAGGGCTACGGTGTTGGATCGCAGTACCGGACCGGATCCGCTTCGAAGGCCGCTGCGCATGGCGCGGCTGCGGTGCTGGTCCGTTCGGCCACAGGGCTTGCGATGCAGACGCCACATACCGGCACGCTGCGCTATGACCCGGCGGTGCCCACGAAGATTCCTGCGGCTGCGCTGTCGGTCGAAGACGCTCTGCTGTTGGAGCGCCTGATCAAGGAAGGTCAACCTGTCACCGTGCATCTGCAGATGGACGCACGCCTGGAAGCGGATGTGGAGTCTGCCAATGTGATGGGCGAGATTACCGGCAGCGAAAAGCCGAATGAGGTGGTCGTGCTGGGTGGCCACATCGATAGCTGGGATGTGGGTCAGGGCGCGCAGGACGATGGTGGCGGCATCATGGCGACGTTTGAAGCTGTGTCGCTGCTACACAAGCTGGGATTAAAGCCGAAGCGCACGGTACGTGTGGTGTTCTGGGTGAGTGAGGAGAGCAACGACTCCGGCGGCATCGCCTACCGCAAGATGCTGGGCGACAAGGTCAGCGAGCACGTCGCGGCCATTGAGATGGATGGCGGCGCGGAGAAGCCGCTGGGCATGAGCTATGGCGGATTCGGACGTCGCAGCGCACCGGGCGCCGCTGCGCCTGCGACGTCGCCGGAAGATCAGCAGTCGCAGGCCGTGATGCTTGACATTGTGTCGCTGCTGGGACCGATTGATGCAGCAACGCTATCACCGGGTGGCGGTGGTTCGGACATCAGCCCACTCACGGCGGACG is a genomic window containing:
- a CDS encoding ROK family protein, coding for MTEQARTIGLTLSKRIIAGLVGPEGLIGDLLSYPEDQAYEDALVEMPREHLIAAMCEQIVAVARENKGAELGGIGVALPGVVRHGVVEDAPNLPQMKGARIVAELSALLKEHGIDVPVTAVNDADAAAAGLAQQQGKLDSMIRVWTIGTGIGFGRYPMVDGVGEGGHTVVTLDDRETYCGCGGRGHIEGIMGHRAMRLRFLDMEPEDVFEGADKGDQRCIEFKKLWHKALAAGTASSIHMAGAGKFYLTGYNVRFVELPLLNHYVQQMVRMSPLQAFSIEIRPENLEMVVVGAAVIGRTAAVAPATA
- a CDS encoding M2 family metallopeptidase, encoding MRFPSLVLAASLSLSAVAQTPPTVADAKAFLDRANASLLKAAVDGSHAEWLAETYINEDSEATTALLSEQSSKLSLDLIEESHKFDKLTLPADMRRQMMLLQVNAPAAPHDPKLLAEESQLAAALTGAYGKGKYCPTPDKCMSIDDVDTFMAKTRDADALTKVWVGWHSVGAPMRQQYARLVNLQNIGAKEQGYKDTGELWRAGYDMKPAEFSAELNRAWTQLEPLYRELHTYVRHRLIAKYGAVADRKDGLIPAQLLGNTWAQEWGNIYDIVAPTDPKLSQFKPLDLEAALKQQIAAKDPAAAASFVTAADLSDDKGHAAQTAAAKDMVKYGESFFTSLGFPALPQTFWERSQFVHPRDRDVVCHASAWDIDQADDLRVKMCITVSDDYFTTVHHELGHNFYQRAYNKQPMLFRNGANDGFHEAIGDAVALSITPGYLNQLKLANTEPPAEADIPLQLRTALDKVAFLPFALALDTWRWQVFSGEIKPADYNKAWWQLRAKYQGIVPPVERSETDFDPGAKMHVPANVPYARYFLARVYQFQFYKAMCDASGYKGALNRCSFYGSKAAGDKLNAMLMAGQSQPWQETLKAMTGTDHLDAQPMLDYFAPLYRWLKQQNAAAK
- the rpsD gene encoding 30S ribosomal protein S4 translates to MSHKTKYKIQRALGLELPGLGKPGALDKRNYPPGQHGQSRRGKLSEYALQLREKQKVMFHYGLREEQLRRFVRQSIAASGGSNWIEQLLSLLERRLDNVVFRLGFARSMAAARQLVSHGHVLLNGRAVNIGSMVVRVGDFIRLTEYAAGSMTEPARSNPRLTLPSYLQFAMPENNTHGRVLSVPGSIHVPFELNAKQVAEYYAQRGV
- a CDS encoding VWA domain-containing protein, producing the protein MAISARCVRTLCRRFVGHSMLPLLLATSAGAQQADTLRATSTLVLVPTRVTTTSSASGNVTLHAEDFMLTDNGVPQMLRLEEASREPLAIIILLQTGGAAPKQFANYGGISSLLEYALGSVPYRVSLITFDSKPEDRWPFSNDASNLRDAFQKPTPGDGGAAVLDAIDYGLDWFGDQHPRGRRLILLVSDEHFRASDEALRQMTRRLAETNTTIYSLSFNAQKTYLMDELKHSSPENPPLFMSPDHPPLLHTFNLDRPLRQALSAMQSNAAEGVAALSGGTYMPFTNRKDL
- a CDS encoding M20/M25/M40 family metallo-hydrolase, whose protein sequence is MRSIRIAGVAACAACLLATSLFAQMGSGPAPTGMAGVPGPLAAKYKATADKILTAGMADDDGYKALTYLTDHIGNRITGSTRLNEATNWGAELMRRAGLQNVKVQPVMVPHWIRGNESAEIVGPVKKPLHMLGLGMSVGTPKGGITAPVVFFSDFKELDALGPDALKGKIALFNPGWKGYGVGSQYRTGSASKAAAHGAAAVLVRSATGLAMQTPHTGTLRYDPAVPTKIPAAALSVEDALLLERLIKEGQPVTVHLQMDARLEADVESANVMGEITGSEKPNEVVVLGGHIDSWDVGQGAQDDGGGIMATFEAVSLLHKLGLKPKRTVRVVFWVSEESNDSGGIAYRKMLGDKVSEHVAAIEMDGGAEKPLGMSYGGFGRRSAPGAAAPATSPEDQQSQAVMLDIVSLLGPIDAATLSPGGGGSDISPLTADAVPGLSPRTVGEHYFDWHHTEADTLDKVDPDSFKRNTSMLAVTAYILADMDGKLTGHKSRGE